The region CGCCAGAAGCTTTTCGCATTAATGAGCCCAATTTCTTTACAAATGTACTTGTTTcaggacccatgcaacctagtgattcaaaagcaataggtgtaaataagtaattttcagtttttcaactttttaactttttttttcatttttataactttttttttaattttttcttgaccCTAAATAATATAATCCTTTTTCAGATTGGCCGGAAATTCGTCAAAGTGTAGAATAGTGCGTTTTTGAACACTACTTGAAGCGCTACCGAATGTGATCCACGCAACCTAACACATCGACAGAGGACTGAAAATTAGCAGGAAAGATGGCCAAtagaatttcacttttaatcCACTCCActcaaaagtatttttaaagaACTATCCTTCCCTTCCTGTGAATTTTCAGTCCTATGCCGATATGTGCGTGGCTTAGAGTAGTTTCATGTCACGACTCGCGATTCTACGCTTCGACGAACTTCGGCAACCTTAAACCTCCAAGAGGGTTACcatagaataaaaaaaacttattttttcatCAAGGAGAACCACTTGAGAGGGTAACATCTGACAAATTCAGACTTTCGTGTTTGAGACCTACCTAAACGAAAAAACTTTCACACTTGTGCTCTACATTGTAGTCTTTAATACTTCagcttttgtttaaaaatatgtaagaaaatgtatacTACACTACTACAGCCGCCGCCAGCCGACTTTTTTACCGGCGGCTAGGCCCAGTCGCCGCCACCTCTTTCAGAGCGGCTAAGCCGACTCAGCCGCCGGCCGCCAGCTCTTTTGAgacggctagccgccgccaaCGATTTTTCTTCGGCTCTCTGGTCTGGGCCTAGTCAACTATTAGCCTTATGTAAACGGCAATCTTATAGCAATACTACTGCTCGGGTATCGCTAATTGTTTGATATCAaatcattttgatttgaagccaaacattttgctgttttaagaGTTTTATCAACGCTCGTCCACTAGCCATTAGCCATATATTACAATTCGGTGTACAGAACAttgacatttaaaatgttgcgTGTGCGCCGTTCTGTAtcctcaatattttttttttcatttttttcatgaaaacagGAGTTCCGCCCtaagaatatttttgactGCGAAAATTTTGTCGATCATGAAATGAGGGGACAtcaatttcagaaaatgtcgATGCTCGATTCATACACCGTTTCGTGTCgaggaaaataaattgataaatGAGACTGTGGGACCTATTGGTCGACTGAGATTCGGGGTTTTTGCCAATTTAAAATCCAATAACCGGAGATGAAACTAGGACATTGACTGAAGACAAACTTACATTTTCCTGACGGGCTATTATCCAATTGAAGTCTTGTTGGTGAAACAGCTGCTGGAGCTCCGGTAATCCGATGGGTTTCTTGTCGGGTGATGCGTAAATAAATTatccaaacaaacaaacaaaattgttaattCCACTCACTCACAACACTGACCGATCTTTGATCGCCTGAATTGattgatatttttgtttcgaaacaCTGAGATTGTAACAcacttttcattcattcaatcaaCAAAACTGTGTTTTGCCTTCAAACactaaatttaaacaaacatttttggtcgGAGAAAATCCACGACACCAAAGCAAACACGCAGAAACACAATCCGTTTTCTTCGTCGTCGGAGTGTTAAACTTACTGCCTGGTATaagaaaaaatccaaatggAAGACAAGAATTTTCTTCCGAAAAATTGACTTTCTTATCACGAATTCATTCACCCGATTTCTTTTGCAACGTTTTATGCGCACACTTTAACACATGAATTTGGAATGGTCCACacgattttgttgttttttgtggtcggatttcgtttcttttatttatgttttagtTGTTTGGCATTAAAACACGGGAAACAAAAACTTGATGTATAAGTGCACGACCGGCTGAGAGAAAAATCGCACACAAGATGCGAAGAGGTGCTATCGATGAAAACGGTAATACTTTTTCAGTGGATGCTTGTGCGAGTGTGTGTTTATGTTAGTATTTTGCTTGACAAAACACATAAACTGCATGGGTGCGAATGAGATGAATATATTTGCATTGAATGGGATAGGAATGCATCACACGGTTTTGTCATGAGTTGAGTGCTATGAGCAATTTTGATTATGAGTAGAAAGGGCGccattttcaaaacttggCTATGATATCTGTTCCTGCTGGTTTGCGATAAGAAAACCAATATTTATCTACTTTAATCTACAAAATATGCATAATTAGGACTGGGTGTCGAATGttgtgaatttaagaattcgtaacttcaCAGTTGTCTCCTTAATGTCACCTGAGAGTGATACATACCAAGGTAAATGTAGTGAGTAGGtaatcaaggctgtatactttggggaggtcacgcagatacagatacgcgggttacagaccacagttgatgataaaatggccgatttcatacaaaaattcacctactctgatgattctcgtcgtcttgatgatgtggtgaatttttaggtcttttttccataggaaaaaaagacctattgtgggcacttcatctgtccgtccgtccgtccgtctgtgtcacaaataaaatgtgattgataaaagttaaaattgcaatgctactatgaacaaaccaacaccaggcaaatcaattattatttgttatctggtaaccaatcgctcatagcagacatagcaatttgaaagtttggtagttggacccccaaaatatttagcagcaaagatgtttaccGTTTGAGAGCTACGCATcgaatgacgaaattattccgaCTGCTTGCCTTTttataactcaaatatttggtagttgactacctcggtggtaaattgcaatgctactatgagcaaaccaacaccaggcaaatcaattattatttgttatctggtaaccgatcgctcatagcagacattgcaatttggtagttgttggtagttagacccccaaactatatagcagcaaagatgtttcttactcgagagacgcacaccgactgaaattattcggcctgctggtctatttataaatcgagtatttggtagttgactaccaaagtggtagttgactgactaccaaagtggtagttgactgactaccaaagtggtagttgactgactaccaaagtggtagttgactgactaccaaagtggtagttgactgactaccaaagtggtagttgactgactaccaaagtggtagttgactgactaccaaagtggtagttgactaccaaagtggtagttgactgactaccaaagtggtagttgactaccaaagtggtagttgactgactaccaaagtggtagttggctgactaccaaagtggtagttgactgactaccaaagtggtagttgactgactaccaaagtggtagttgactgactaccaaagtggtagttgactgactaccaaagtggtagttgactgactaccaaagtggtagttgactaccaaagtggtagctgactaccaaagtggtagttgactaccaacatggtagttgactaatacggatgttgtagatatgtttactgtttgagagctgcacaccgactgatgaaattaatcggcttgcttgcctatttataattccaaaatttggtagttgaataccaaagtggtacttgaatgagtaccaagctagtagtaaacagaaattgaaaaaaaatgaaaaaagacctcaccaggcttcagccggtctattcttgtttgtATATGTAAAGTTATCAGAAGTGgggtgttcccgcgtatctaataaaatggcggtctgcgtgacctccccaaagtgaAAAGAAACTTTGCTCAAGATTTTGGTTCCCCATTAAAATTGTCAAAGAAAACCGAGTGAAAATGTAGATTGATAGAAGAGATAGTAGAAGagaaaaaacaaccaaaatttgaacaagaatagaccggctgaagcctggtgaggtctttttcactttttttcttcaatttttgttcaCTACCAACTTGGTactcattcaagtaccactttggtattcaactaccaaattttcgaattataaataggcaggCGAGCCGACTAATTTCATCAGTCtgtgtgcagctctcaaacaaTAAACATCTCTACAACCTCCGTATTAGCTTAGTAGTCAACCACCACTTTAGTAGTCATCTACCACTTTAGTAGTCatctaccactttggtagtcaactaccactttggtagtcaactaccactttggtagtcaactaccactttggtagtcaactaccactttggtagtcaactaccactttggtagtcaactaccactttggtagtcaactaccactttggtagtcaactaccactttggtagtcaactaccactttggtagtcaactaccactttggtagtcaactaccactttggtagtcaactaccactttggtagccaactaccactttggtagccaactaccactttggtagtcaactaccactttggtagtcaactaccactttggtagtcaactaccaaatacacgatttaaaataatttttgggtTATTGTTAGAGGAATTGTTGCTCTACTGCTAGAGCTATTTACTAGCTTCATCCCTTAAGTATCCACGCCTCTATCacgttttttaaactttagcATGTTTCACTTCAATTAGAAACATTATGAAGAAGCTCACAACTAGGCTCACAATTGTTCTCCCCTTATTATAAAGCGAACATTTAACGATGACGAAGAACATCATTGGACCaattaaggaaaaatgtaGGAACCACGTGCAACAATTGGAACCAATGTTATAGTTTTAGCTTcgaaactttacctcacgtttttgaacTCTTGAAGGACTCTAAAGcatgatttccacttaccaaaaaagtactctgtgtgagagacaaaattgatttgtttacTTAACAGCTCGCTTTCCCACAGCTCTCTCACTGTGAGAGTCTCACACGGACCCGGAAAACGAAAATACTTCAGCTGTGACAGATGTTCAATTTTCTGTCAgtgattttcacaattttttcacaaaatttatttagaaaaaaatgtaaaattcccCAAAACAATGTTCAAGTGCTCAGTGAGGACGAGTAGTACGTCGAATTACCGAAAAACCAACTTATTGActagaaaatcatttcatcagaaaatacttagaaaaacaaagaaaatccttggaaTCCTTCAAAGCAGCTGATGTGGCAGCGACAATTTTATAGGCTTTGGTGCCATGAGACGTTTCGAGAATGCAAAATTATTGCATTTGCTTGTTTAAGATGCGTTGCTTTCttcaaaaatacttttttttgtgaccATGATGACTCTTTCTATCAATCAATCAAGATCAGTACAAGCAATATGCAGACGCAAAGAGACCAATTCATTGTGAACAAATactttattcccttgactgtaagtcagggtcttatgccggAAAATACCCTAGAATGTTTGTATACCAAAGGTTGTATGaattgttatgaaaaacggaattgtttgtcccaatattttgcttgtatacacgataacttgagtaattatcaaccaattttatttttttaatcgacgcagaattcaattcctgaggttaagttcgaagatgggatatgtgggattaaggatctggaagttattccagaaaaacagtattttccactgttggaaaattcaatcaatcgaaaaagattactttgatggaatttgattttgtcggttaGTTATATCCAGCTATCACGCATgcatgatagtcagctatcacgcatgatagtcagctatcacggtgatagtcagctatcacggtgatagtcagctatcacggtgatagtcagctatcacgttgatagtcagctatcacggtgatagtcagctatcacggtgatagtcagctatcacggtgatagtcagctatcacggtgatagtcagctatcacggtgatagtcagctatcacggttaTAGTTGGCTATAGTCAGGTgaaagtcagctatcacgcatGATAGTTTTCTAGCCATGACATAaagtatttataaaattttatgaacaaccaatttctgaatcgttattcaaatgtatggaatgacaTTATAAAACAATTAtacagaaaactttaaaactcccacgagtgtgaagtttgcggccagagcgaagcgagggccgtaattcgcaCGAGTCgtgctatttttttttcatgattaaaggttttgtgaatgtagaAAGTACCGGGGGGTttcctttttgtacataagTGTAAGGGAAGAACGTCTATCgtactattttatattgtaccaATGTGAAAAGTCCTCTAATCGTTCCAAATTCGcatcttttacttttgtttaacGTTAACAATAACACGGTGGagctgaacgaactttaaataaacatgtcgacttccatctcggttcttttcatagctgagttaGGGGAGGCGTGTACTATCCAACGGCGCATGTTGCGGGCGCAaccgctgagccgtttctgagaactaggaatatcgtcgcctggctccacggaagttgctggaccagtgtttgaaactggaatcagtagagggacaaattctaagaacaaccatgtaaaaattattgctctcggtcatttggtcgcagagcaatagaagctgaaaatcgaaaattccacctcttcAAGGGGTGATGCCTCCTCGACGAAGTTCTCGATCCAGCACTTTAATAGCGTTTCTAGACAAAGTTAATGTGCTCTTTCGAATggcaataaaatttctttgaaagtggtctcttttggtacattttcagaaaagtcacttttttgcaaccctcggtgaactttggctaCTCCCATACCTTGCCGGTTGGAATATTTCAACACGACATACCTTGTACCAGTTAGCCTAaagtctaagctttccaatgataccaaaTGTGTCATGTATGATTGTCAGTAAGAACTGTTTATGATAAAGATTTTGCAACGAGGTCGGGCTACTAGCAAATTTAGGgtcattgaaaacgaaatttctaattttaattctaatgaccgagagcaataatttttacatggttgttcttagaatttgtctctctaccgattccagtttcaaacactggtccagcaacttccgcggagccaggcgacgatattcctagttctcagaaacggctcagcggtTGCGCCCGCAACAAGTGCCGTTGGATAGTACACGCCTCCCCtaactcagctatgaaaagaaccgagatggaaatcgacatgtttatttaaagttcgttcagccccaccgtgatAAGGCTATAAAACTGAATAATAGACGACTTATACGAGTGGGACGTTTGCGGGCAGAGCgcagcgagggccgtaattcacacgagtctttgtctatttttgtattgttgattaaaaatctggCCGCAAATTTACAAGCAAATAGAGAACagaaaaagtggttttccAAAGAACTTGTACTCAAGCGAATGTTTTAAATCagttatttgtgatgtttcggaagatcaacaacggaaaataaaatgaaattgattaaaaatatgttgaaaaaattgtcagtcaagggacctgacccgcccaaaaggtggggccCAGTTAATGATAGCTGAATGGGTGACCAacatttataataataataatcatgACAACGCATAAAAGTCGATGATGTTGAATGAATTGATTAAAGCCTAAGTATCTACGCGTTATCTTTACTTGTTTCTTTCGTTATAAATTCATAACTCGGTGTGACAATTGATGCAGTGcttcataaaattactgcttgTTGGTTCATGTTGAAGTTTTTGGggtgaaaaaatgtttctggCACTTGCGTTACTATTTTTGTGGCTGTTTTACAAATGGTCGGTgaacaatttggaatattttaaGAAGATCGGAGTGCCATATGAGAAACCTCTACCGCTATTTGGTAACGCTCTGGGTCTGCTTCTGAAGAAACAGAGTTTTATCGATCTGACCAGGAATAGCTActacaaattcaaaaactcCTCAAGGTAAGAGAAGGCATTTGAGTGTTGTGTTTCAttagtcaaataaaacaattttcttttctttaaaaaagaattttcgggTTTTTCAACTTCCGGCAAATAAATTACTTCATCACCGATCCAGAATTGATAAAGAGAATCACAATTAAAGATTTCGAACACTTTACGAATAAAGACAGTCCGATGGCCCATGCTGACAAAGTTTTCAGTAGAATTTTACCGTTCCTTCGCGATAAAGAATGGACAGATATGAGATCAACGTTGAGTCCAATATTCACCAGTTCTAAGATGAAGATGATGTACGGACTGCTATCCGATCAAGCGAGAGATTTCGTAAACTTTTTCGAAGAAAAGTCACAGCGAGGCGAAACGCTCGAAATGGatgcgaaaaatatttttgctcgCTTTACGGCCAATGGAATCGCAACATCCGCTTTGGGCTTTGAAGCTGATTGTGTGAGAAACGTCGACAGTGACGTGTTCAAATTGGTTGGAACTTTCATTAACGAAGCCACCGATACATTGACGATATTGAAAGGATTCCTATTCATGACGATTCCAAGTCTTTACAAACTTTTAGGATTTCGGCTACTAAGTAAGGAAATGTACAATTTCTTCAAACGGGTCGTGATTGACCAAATGGACGAACGAGATCGTAACAAAACTTCGCGGCCAGACATCATTCAATTAATGCTTCAACTGAAGAAAGGCCAATTGAGACAGGATAAGGAAAACGAAGTCAACGATAAGGAACTGATCAATTTCTCCGCTAACGTCGAATACGAGGCCAGCTCAAAGGGAAAAAGTACAAGCCAATTTACGGACGACGATTGGATCGCTCagggttttgttttcttcggAGCTGGGTAATGCTATCTAGttgatttgttgaaatttttcaattgaacgaaaatgtCTTTAAATTCACAGCTTTGATACCACATCTACCTTGCTACAAACGACTTGCTATGAACTGATGAAAAATCCAGACATTCAGCTTGAACTGTACAACGAAATCGATTCGGTTGCCTCAACACTGGACGGCAGGTCTGTTAGTTTTGAAGCACTGCACAAGATGACATTTTTAGACATGGTTGTCTCGGAAGGATTAAGAAAATGGCCACCGATTATACAAACGAATCGAATCTGTACGAAAGATTACTTTGTTCCGTTGGGAAACGGGTCAACCATCACGATCAAAAAGGATcagcaaattttgtttccatATTTTCACATCCAAAATGATCCAGCCTACTTCCCCAATCCGGAAAAATTCGATCCGTATAGGTTCGCTAACGAAAACAAGGATTCTATCGTACAGGGAAGTTATCTCCCATTCGGATTGGGCAGACGAAATTGCATTGGAAGTCGCTTTGCATTGATGGAAGCAAAACTCTTACTTTTTCATCTGGtccacaaattttcaattgaaaaatgtgtgaaaacaCCGGAAACCATAAAACATAAGGAAGGCTTCATGCCAAGTATTAAGGAAACTGTTTACCTTAAATTTGTACCACGAAAATAGGGTAAGCCAgtgaaataagaaaattgttttaataaaacaaggcatcagaacagtcggagcgtttgctgcgacttagccccgtacgacccgtaatcctatttcgtccgtaaccataatacgtccgtagccgtaatacgcgcggaaccctaatacgtctacaaccctccaatgcgtctgttaccaaaatgcaagtcaagttgggcatggtcaaatttactgaaagtgttcatttttaaaattgcacagaccgcaattacgaaagcccgtacgaagtacctctcaaataaaaccaacaatttacgatattattttagaaacccaaaattttttgccaactttccattgggtattcaattacctctcaaataaaacataaattagcaaaatcggatgatatttactcgatttatgtgcaaaaaacacttagtgccgagtagcggccttagtccaagggcccaaatttgaaacttttttcgccatcattctattcggcattccataaaaaacaaaaactagcaaaatcggatgagatttactcgatttatgtgcaaaaactacTTAGGGCCgcgtagcggccttagtccaagggcccaaatttgaaacttttttcgccacgttcttttcggtattcaattatctctcaaacgaaacaaaaactagcaaaatcggatgagatttactcgatttagggttccgggcttattagggctacggacgtattatggttgcggacgaaataggattacgggttgtacggggctaagtcgcagcaaacgctccgactgttctgatgccttgtttttcgAATAATTGTCCCTATGATGCAGTCACAGATGGAGCAAAGTTCGGAGCAATTCTGAAGATGTAGTATTCAGTTATATTTGGCATTACCTGAGCAGGGGGGAAACCTTACAtagttgtccagagatgcgaAATCAACGAGAAAATAGTTCCTTCTGTAATGCTTGTCTCCgctctaacttgagtaaatcgaTTCAGATTTTGATAAACTGTTTTGCTCCCGTTTCGTAATCGTAAAATTAGAGCTATTATAGGGGACTGGTTTTTCGCATATAAATCTTCGGAGCTATGCAACCAATGGCATCATTAGGTGCAGCTGACGAAATCTATACCTCCCCTAACAggggaaaaaattgtcaatatcGGATGATGGGATCGGAAGTTAGGgttacttttttttgcttctatcttgtgtaaatttcatctgattttcgtgaattttttattttagtttaaaagGTATGTAAAGCAAAGGTATTGTTTTTAGAGCACTAAAAAAATAGCTGccgccatattggattttagtgtttttgcCCACTTCTTTGAGACATTCTCAAgcgattttcattaattatttagaGATGCAGTTTTACAGTGTAATATTGTAATATGATTGAAGCTTTGACACTGATAGGTGTTTCATACAGGTCGACGTAGCTtatgtttttgtaaaagtaGTTACTATATGactttgttttcttttgtagAAGGAATCAGTAGTTGTATCAcggtcattttgtaaaaggagtcactAGATGACCTAGCTTTATTATGTAAAACGGATCAGTAATTGTGTCTTAGACATATTGTAAACGAAGTCACTGTTGACTTCGtttcgttttgtaaaaggaatcaTTAGGTGACTTCATTGTTTTTTGTGGGGGAATCATTAGTTGTAACTcggtcattttgtaaaaggagtcactAGATGacttcgttttattttgtacaaggGATCAGTAGTTATACCTcggtcattttgtaaaaggaatcaCTAGTTGacttcgttttgttttgtgagCGCTTAAAACTTTGACATAAACTAAGTTATGATTGTTCTAGTATTTCTGGAACTACAGAACGAATTTGTGTCGCTTAGCGGATGAAGTTATTCCATATCTAATAAGTTACGACTTGGTAGTATTGTGTTCTAATCTAGCCGTAGAGATAAAGGATAGATGGACTGTGAGGGCTCTAGCATAtctgaagaatatttttaattttcaactgaTCAACAATTTTGAGCTAGTTTAttcctaaaatttggaaccaaTCATGTATTTAGGTTAGCAATCCATCAAAAACTAAGAGAGGTGGTTTACTCTGAAAGTAATACTCTCATATTAAAAGATCCATAAAAATGTTGCATTAAGCGATAGGGGTAGAGGCTTGTTTATCGCTACAAATCAGATAAAGTTAATGAATCTCTTATTGAGTATGATTGTTCTAACAATGCTAAAATGCACTTAAGACTAGAGAATAGCACTGCCTTTGGCCTTAGTTTTCGAGAGGAGAAActgttcaaacaaaattaataccGTAGTTGCTCTTGAAACAATGTTGAAAAATACCTCAGAGACAACGATGGATTCACGTCATAGACTCGAAATCTGATCATCAGATatcttgaaaatttccaatggAACAGTTGATGGGTGATAACTCGAATAACTTTGCTCGTTCAAGATCCCTAGACTTGAGGTCGGATTCAATTGTCAGCCCTAAATGAGCCCTAAACGTGAAGCTATGATTTAATTAAGAAACACATTGTATATCAACAAAACGCCCATTATGACATGCTTTTTTTCTTAATCATCGGATAACTTTGGTCACTGAGCGGCTCCAAACTCTGGACCGGTTTCAATCATCAGCCCTAAATGAGCCCTAAACGATAGACTATAATTTTAGTCAGACGCTCAGCCCTAAATGAGCCCTAAACGATAGACTATAATTTTAGTCAGACGCTCAGCCCTAAATGAGCCCTAAACGATAGACTATAATTTTAGTCAGACGCTCAGCCCTAAATGAGCCCTAAACGATAGACTATAATTTTAGTCAGACGCTCAGCCCTAAATGAGCCCGAAACGATAGACTATAATTTTAGTCAGCCGCTTTTTGAATATCGTTGAAAGAGCTAATATGACATGTTTGTGTTTAGAGAAAGCTGAATATTATTGGCGGGATAGCAGCCCTAAACTCAGAATTGGCTTCAATTGTCAGCCCTAAACTAGCCCCAAACGTTAATATATACTTTCAACTAGGAACACTATGAATAACATCCAAAACTGCCAATATGACAtgttttttcgagaaaaaattgaataactaTGGTATTTGAGCAGCCCTAAACTCGGGACCGGTTTCAATCGTCAGCCCTAAACTAGCTCCAAATCATAGATTGAGTGGAAAGTCAAAAACCTATTCAGTTTATGACAAAACACTTAAGTGACATGcttgaaaacttcaaaacgGTATAACTCACGTAAATCGACAGCCCTAAACTCGGGACCGGTTTTATTCGTCAGCCCTAAACGagccctttaaaatgagccaTAACTCGACACAGCCCTAAATGGTGGcggtgccagcgacatgtacctAAATGGAATACATGAATAAGGGTATTATGTTTGGTGTGAATATGAACGAAGCAGATTTGTGTGGATGGGCAATTGTTTATTGTGGCAATTTATTTGCGAGAAACCAAGAAAGTCCGAATAAACAGCTTGGTGGTGAATTGTTAGTAGTACCCGGCTTCAGCATATCTCGAACCTCATCAATTGTTAGTTCTACAACATCAATAATTTCATCTTCAACGCCACCGCCACTGTTCACTTTATCTGCATCAGTCACTTCGCAGTAGTACAAAGTTTGTTGGCAGCCTTCGGTTC is a window of Bradysia coprophila strain Holo2 unplaced genomic scaffold, BU_Bcop_v1 contig_235, whole genome shotgun sequence DNA encoding:
- the LOC119077379 gene encoding probable cytochrome P450 9f2; this translates as MFLALALLFLWLFYKWSVNNLEYFKKIGVPYEKPLPLFGNALGLLLKKQSFIDLTRNSYYKFKNSSRIFGFFNFRQINYFITDPELIKRITIKDFEHFTNKDSPMAHADKVFSRILPFLRDKEWTDMRSTLSPIFTSSKMKMMYGLLSDQARDFVNFFEEKSQRGETLEMDAKNIFARFTANGIATSALGFEADCVRNVDSDVFKLVGTFINEATDTLTILKGFLFMTIPSLYKLLGFRLLSKEMYNFFKRVVIDQMDERDRNKTSRPDIIQLMLQLKKGQLRQDKENEVNDKELINFSANVEYEASSKGKSTSQFTDDDWIAQGFVFFGAGFDTTSTLLQTTCYELMKNPDIQLELYNEIDSVASTLDGRSVSFEALHKMTFLDMVVSEGLRKWPPIIQTNRICTKDYFVPLGNGSTITIKKDQQILFPYFHIQNDPAYFPNPEKFDPYRFANENKDSIVQGSYLPFGLGRRNCIGSRFALMEAKLLLFHLVHKFSIEKCVKTPETIKHKEGFMPSIKETVYLKFVPRK